CTTGCGCACGATCACATCCACCATGTCGCGCGGCTTGATCTTGCGCATGTCGGCGCGCAACTGCTGCGAGCCTTCCTCGAGCAGGCGCTTCTGCGCCGCGCGCGCCTCGGCCACGGCGGCGGCGGGATCGACGCCCGCCAGCTCCGGGCAGATCGCCTCGGCCAGGAACTCCGCGCCATCTGCCGAGAACAGCCAGGCGCGGCCCATGTCCTCCGGGTCCAGACGCACAAAGACGCGGGTCTCGGGCAGCACAGTGGGCGCGAGATAATGGGACCCGTCGACGCGCACGCCGCGCTTGGTGACGACACGAATTCCATCGCCGCCGGCGGCCGGCGCGAGCAGCAGATCGAGCGCGCGGACGTCGTCTATGCGCTTGACCGTCCCCGCGAAGCTCGCCGCCATCTGGAAGGGAGTGGCGCCGCCGATGCCGGAGTGCGGACGCTGCGCGTAGCGGCCCGCGGCCCAATCATCGCAATAGCCCTGCACCTCCTTGGAGGTCAGCTCGACGCAGAAGGCGCCCGCATCATCCAGACCGAGGCGCTGCGAGAAGGCCCTGCGTTCCTCGATGACCTTGCGGTCCTTGACGCTGTGGCCGATGAAGCCCGGCAGAAGCGGGCAGAGATCGCGCTGGAAGGAGCCGACCGCGCGCTCGATATGGCCCTTCTGCTCCGGGCTGAAGGGCGCGGACAGCTCGACCTCGATCTCCAGCGCCTTGAACAGGCGTTGCGTCGATTTCGCGGTGAAGTCGGAGCCATTGTCCGTCTTCACCCGTTGTGGCACGCCCCAAGCGAGAATGGCGCGGCGCATCAGCAGCGCGACGGCCTCGGCGCGTGGCGTGCGGCTCACATAGACGATGAGGCGCCGCGAGAAAATGTCGACGCAGAGATAGACGGAATGACGGCCGTCGACGCAGAGCGCGTCGGCCGGCGAGGCGTCGATCATCCACAGCTCATTCAACCTATCGACGGCGTGCGAATTGGAGCCGGAGAGGCGATATTTGCTCTTATAGGCGTCCGGATTTGTGATTTTGGTGAGGAGGACCTTGTCCTCTTCGTCGATCCTGGCGCGCATGCGCTGGACCGTGCGCAGCGAGACGCTGACCTCGGGGAACTTGTCCCCGAGCAATTCGAGCAGATGATCGGCCGAAAGATGCGGCTGCTTGGCTATCGCGGCGGTGAGGAACGCCCGCACCTGACCCTCTCCGCCGCGATTCAACGCGCCTTTACCCCTACGCGCGGCGCCCTGATCGACGCCGAGCCGTGAAATTCCTTCGATGCGCTTCAACGCGCGCCAACGCGCCAGCGTGCGCTGCGACAGTTTCGGCACAGCGGAGCGGACGCCGGGCTCGACCTCAATCCGGCCGAGATTGTAGAGGGCCGCGAATGTGCGATCGGCCATGTTGCGCGAGAGCGTGGCGTTCCGCGCATAGCGATCGGCGGCGGCGATGAGCGTCAGCCGCGCGTCGCGATTGTCGAGCGCGATGAGCGTGAGCTGCTTCTTGGCCTCCTCGACAGAGGCCGCGGCGGCGTCCTCCGGCGCAAGAGCGACATCGCCGATGGCGCGCGCCGCATAGGCCGCGAGCGCCGCCGCCGGCAGCAGGTCGATCGAATATTCGAGGCCTCCGCCCCGGCCCTTGCGCAGGCGGACCTTATCCGTGCGCTCGAGCCAGCCCTCGCGCTCGGCGTAGTCGAGCCAGCCCTGCTTTGTCGTGGGCAGGCCCGGCAAGCCGAGCTTTGCGAGTTCGGGAGCGGAGAGCCAGTCGCGCATCAGGCGCTCGCGCCTCCGCGCTTGGTCATCTCGGCGCCGATCGCGCGCAGGAAGGTGGCGCGCGTCTGCTTGGTCGCCCGGTTCCAATTGTCGAGCAGGGCGTCATGAATGCGCAGCTGCGGATCAATCGTCGTCGGCTTTGCGAGGCCCGCGGCGATCTTGGCCTGCACGACGCTCTTGGCCTCGCCGGATTTGATGAGCGTGGCGAGAGCGCGCTGCTCTTCCTCGGGCACATCGGAGAGCTGGATAAGCTCATTCTGATTGTCTTCGAGCAAGGTTCCTCGAAGGGTCTCGATTGCGACACGATCGAGCTTACCGGCGAGATGACACGCGAGGTCGATCGTGCGCTTCGACAGGCCGACACGCGTGGCGACCTCGTCAGTAAAACGAGGCGAGCGGTCGAACGGATCAGATTGCAATGTTTGCAATCTGATTTTTTCCTTTAATTTGTCTGACTTACGGTCGCCGCCGTTCTTCGTCTCAGGGTGCGCCTCCAGATAGAGCCTTTTGCGCTCGGCGATGAAGATGATCCGATCGAGCTTGTTGAGATCGCGGCGCGCGAGATTTTCGTCGATCTCGGAGATGCGCGCCGCTGCGTCGCTGATCTCGTCACGGATCAGCACGTGCTCGCCGACCGTCACTGTCTCCCATTCGAGGAGCTTCAATGCAGCGAGCCGATGCCCTCCGGCGATGAGCTTGTAGCCGTCGCCGACGCGGCGCACGATGATCGGCTGCATCAGCCCTTTGCTCTCGATCGACGTCGCGATCCAGTCGACGTGGGCAGGATCGACGGGACGCAGCCGGTCGCTGTCGTCTATGTCTTCGATCCGAATTGTCTCTGTCATTTCGGCCTCTGAAAATGGGCTTCAAACGGACTCGTGGGCGCGCGGACTCGGAGTTAACCAATCGTTAAGCTGCGGATTGTCGGGGGCTCGACGCGGAGGAGCCGCGCGGGATAGGCTCGGCATGCAGCCGCGGGCGCGGCAGCGGCGTCTTGGAGATCAGCTTGCCGTCCTCGTCGAACCAATCGGGCCACAGCTCGCAGAGCTGCCTGCCGAGCGCGTCGGCGATAGCGGCGTTCGCCTTGAGGTGCGGGGAAATGAGCGCCCAATACATCGTCTGGCGCTTCAGCCCGACGCCGCGGCCGACGGCCGCGAGGCTGGACCGATGACGGCGCAGCTCGGCCATGATGGCGTGGCGGTCCCAAACTCGGTGGTCGCGGGACAATCCCGACTCCTCTTCTCAACCTTGTATGGTGGATATGAGCGTGAGCGCGCGGCGCTGTCAACCTTGTATGGTGGAAGATGGTGAAAAAGCCTGTGCGCGAAGAGACGAGGCTGTTCGGCGAGCGCGTGCGCGGGCTCGTCGACCGCTTCGACTCCCTCGCCGAGGCCGCTCGCTTCCTGGAAGTCGCAGAGCAGACGCTGCGCAACGCCTGCTCCGGCGAACACGAGCCGCGCGCTCCGCTCCTGATCGCGTTGAGCGAAAAATTCAGCGTCTCGATGGACTATCTTCTGGGGCTGTCCGACGAGCTGGAGCCGTCCTCCCCCAAGAAGGGTGGACCGCTCACCGAATCGCTGGCGTTCGAGCGGATTCCGCGGCTCGATGTGCGTGCGGCCGCGGGCGCCGGCGCGGTCAATCACATCTTCGCGATCGACGGCGAACTCGCCTTTCCGCATTGGATGCTCAAGAAGCTCGCCCCGGCGGGCGCGCGGCTCTCTTTCCTCCGCGCAACGGGCGACAGCATGGAGCCGACGATCGCCGATGGCGCGTTGTTGCTGGTCTGCGAAGCCGAGAGCGATCTCCGCGTGCCGGATCGCGCGCCAAAGCGACGAAACGAGTGGGATCACACGGATATTTACGTGTTTCTCATCGGCAACGAGCTGCGCGTTAAGCGCATTCGCAAGGCCAAGCAGGGGACGATCGTCATCACCAGCGACAATCCCGTCTATCCGCCGGAGGTGCTGTTGAAAGACGATTTGAAGCGGTTCAAAATCTGCGGCCGCGTCGTTTGGTGGGATAATCGGTTATGAAATGGTTTTCGACGCTTCGGCTGCCCAGTCTTGTGTTCATCTGCGCCACTTGGGCCAGTATGGCCGATGCGGAGTGCGACGCCGTCCGGAGGATCGCCCTCGCGACAGGGGCCAAGACGTTCGCATCGGCGACAACAGGGGACGTCCGTCTGAGGGCGGCGCCCGGCGATATCCTGGTCTATTGCGACCGCCTCGGTTTCACCGCCTATGGCGCGGCCAAGCCGGCGTCCAGAGACTTCTACGCGCTCGTCG
This genomic window from Methylosinus sp. H3A contains:
- a CDS encoding helix-turn-helix domain-containing protein, translated to MSRDHRVWDRHAIMAELRRHRSSLAAVGRGVGLKRQTMYWALISPHLKANAAIADALGRQLCELWPDWFDEDGKLISKTPLPRPRLHAEPIPRGSSASSPRQSAA
- a CDS encoding LexA family transcriptional regulator, whose amino-acid sequence is MVKKPVREETRLFGERVRGLVDRFDSLAEAARFLEVAEQTLRNACSGEHEPRAPLLIALSEKFSVSMDYLLGLSDELEPSSPKKGGPLTESLAFERIPRLDVRAAAGAGAVNHIFAIDGELAFPHWMLKKLAPAGARLSFLRATGDSMEPTIADGALLLVCEAESDLRVPDRAPKRRNEWDHTDIYVFLIGNELRVKRIRKAKQGTIVITSDNPVYPPEVLLKDDLKRFKICGRVVWWDNRL
- a CDS encoding ParB/RepB/Spo0J family partition protein, whose amino-acid sequence is MTETIRIEDIDDSDRLRPVDPAHVDWIATSIESKGLMQPIIVRRVGDGYKLIAGGHRLAALKLLEWETVTVGEHVLIRDEISDAAARISEIDENLARRDLNKLDRIIFIAERKRLYLEAHPETKNGGDRKSDKLKEKIRLQTLQSDPFDRSPRFTDEVATRVGLSKRTIDLACHLAGKLDRVAIETLRGTLLEDNQNELIQLSDVPEEEQRALATLIKSGEAKSVVQAKIAAGLAKPTTIDPQLRIHDALLDNWNRATKQTRATFLRAIGAEMTKRGGASA
- a CDS encoding DDE-type integrase/transposase/recombinase → MRDWLSAPELAKLGLPGLPTTKQGWLDYAEREGWLERTDKVRLRKGRGGGLEYSIDLLPAAALAAYAARAIGDVALAPEDAAAASVEEAKKQLTLIALDNRDARLTLIAAADRYARNATLSRNMADRTFAALYNLGRIEVEPGVRSAVPKLSQRTLARWRALKRIEGISRLGVDQGAARRGKGALNRGGEGQVRAFLTAAIAKQPHLSADHLLELLGDKFPEVSVSLRTVQRMRARIDEEDKVLLTKITNPDAYKSKYRLSGSNSHAVDRLNELWMIDASPADALCVDGRHSVYLCVDIFSRRLIVYVSRTPRAEAVALLMRRAILAWGVPQRVKTDNGSDFTAKSTQRLFKALEIEVELSAPFSPEQKGHIERAVGSFQRDLCPLLPGFIGHSVKDRKVIEERRAFSQRLGLDDAGAFCVELTSKEVQGYCDDWAAGRYAQRPHSGIGGATPFQMAASFAGTVKRIDDVRALDLLLAPAAGGDGIRVVTKRGVRVDGSHYLAPTVLPETRVFVRLDPEDMGRAWLFSADGAEFLAEAICPELAGVDPAAAVAEARAAQKRLLEEGSQQLRADMRKIKPRDMVDVIVRKAAAEAGKLVEFPRASETHTTPALEAARAAIEPPAPAPRTQEQRAALAEIEQELAGAAPAPSPRVTQLPETKQQRFRRALEMEARIENNERISTEEAMWLGGYQTTAEYRAMHEMFEEFGEAALK